The genomic region TGCCGTCGGGCGAGACCTTCGGCGCGGCCTTCGTCGGGTTCCCGAAGAGCACTTCGCGCGGGATGAGTCGGACGTCGTGCGAGGCGCAGGAGCACGCGGCGAGCGCGCCGACAAACGCCGTCACGAGACACAGTCTGCCGAGGTTCGTACGCATCACGTGGACCTTCCCCCCGTTCCCTGTTCGCCTCACGCGGCGAGCGCGCCGCGCGAGAAGTAGTCCGAGAGCCTCTCCCTGAGATAGAGCCGTGCGCGGTGCAGCCGCGACTTCACCGCCGGCGTCGTGAGCCCGAGGACCTTGGCGGTGTCCTCCGTCGAAAGCCCGTGGATGTCGCGGAGCACGAACACGATCCTGTTGTCGGGCGCGAGCTCGTTGATGTGCTCCGCGAGCACGGCCCGAAGCTCGTCGTTCATGACCTCCGCGGCCGGATCGCGGGACCAATCGGCTACGTCGCGAGTGCCGTCACCGTCGTCTTCTGATGGCTGATCGAGCGATACGGTTTCAAGCTTCTTCTTCCGAATGCGCATGAGGCAGGCGTTCGTGGCGATGCGGTAGAGCCATGTGGAGAAGGCGGAGTCGCCCCGAAAGCCGGGCAGCGACTGGTAGGCCTTGATGAAGACCTCCTGGAGCACGTCCTCGGCGTCCTCGGGGTTGCCGAGCATCTTGAGGCACAGCCCGTAGACCTTGGACTCGTTGCGGGTCACGAGCGCGTCGAACGCGCCCTTGTCGCCGGCCTGGGCGCGCTGGACGAGCTCGGAGTCGGTGGGTCCTGTGACGGGAAGCATGGCTTCCCTCGCGTCGGGGGGCGGAACGCCGCGCGGGCGGCGCCCGCCCCCGACCGGTTCAGGCTAGAGCTTCGGCGGCGGAGGGATGATGCCCTCCTTCATGAGGACGTGCGCCTGCTCCCTGGCTTCCTTGATCTTGGCCTCGGCCGTGCGATAGAGATCCCGCGCGGACATCGTCACGCGGGCGACCCCTTCTTCGATCGCCTGCATGCCGACGGCCACCGCCTCTCGCGGGAAGACCTCCCACTCAGCCATGCTGGGGATGATGTAGTCCTCGGAGAGGCCCTTGTCCTCGGCGCACTTGGCAAGCTC from Candidatus Effluviviaceae Genus I sp. harbors:
- a CDS encoding sigma-70 family RNA polymerase sigma factor, yielding MLPVTGPTDSELVQRAQAGDKGAFDALVTRNESKVYGLCLKMLGNPEDAEDVLQEVFIKAYQSLPGFRGDSAFSTWLYRIATNACLMRIRKKKLETVSLDQPSEDDGDGTRDVADWSRDPAAEVMNDELRAVLAEHINELAPDNRIVFVLRDIHGLSTEDTAKVLGLTTPAVKSRLHRARLYLRERLSDYFSRGALAA